The Saxibacter everestensis genome has a window encoding:
- a CDS encoding proline racemase family protein, producing MRSQVVYHAVDSHTEGMPTRVITGGVGVLPGASMSEKRQNFLADSDHLRTLLMYEPRGHSSMSGAILQPPTRPDADFGVLYIEVSGCLPMCGHGTIGVATVLVETGMVEVREPETLIRLDTPAGLVEARVRVENGAAKSVTIRNVPSFVYTLDQRVDVDGFGSVGYDIAYGGNFYAFVKLEDLGIGFDRANKGQMLDAGLSIMAAINEQNPVRHPENPEINECHHVYLEAPGSTARHSRHAMAIHPGWFDRSPCGTGTSARMAQLAARGQLELETDFVNESFIGSQFTGRLVGRTTVGAFDAVVPTVTGRAWITGTAQYMLDPEDPFPAGFLL from the coding sequence ATGCGCTCCCAAGTCGTTTATCACGCGGTGGATTCGCACACCGAAGGAATGCCCACCCGGGTGATCACGGGCGGTGTCGGGGTTTTGCCGGGTGCGTCGATGTCCGAGAAGCGGCAGAACTTCCTCGCCGACTCTGATCACCTTCGCACGCTGCTGATGTACGAACCCCGGGGCCACTCCTCGATGTCGGGTGCGATCCTGCAGCCGCCAACCAGGCCGGACGCCGATTTCGGCGTGCTGTACATCGAGGTGTCGGGATGTCTGCCGATGTGCGGCCACGGAACGATCGGCGTGGCAACCGTGCTGGTGGAGACCGGGATGGTCGAGGTGCGGGAACCGGAGACGCTGATCCGGCTCGATACCCCGGCCGGCCTGGTCGAGGCCCGGGTGCGGGTCGAGAATGGCGCTGCGAAGTCGGTCACTATCCGGAACGTGCCCTCGTTCGTCTACACGCTCGACCAGCGGGTAGACGTCGATGGATTCGGTTCGGTCGGTTACGACATCGCCTACGGCGGGAACTTCTACGCCTTCGTCAAGCTCGAGGACCTGGGCATCGGCTTCGATCGGGCAAACAAGGGGCAGATGCTCGATGCGGGCTTAAGCATCATGGCCGCAATCAACGAGCAGAATCCGGTCCGGCATCCGGAGAATCCCGAGATCAACGAATGTCATCACGTCTATCTAGAGGCACCGGGGTCGACGGCACGGCATTCCAGGCATGCGATGGCGATTCATCCTGGCTGGTTCGACCGTTCGCCTTGCGGCACCGGGACCAGCGCCCGGATGGCGCAACTAGCCGCGCGGGGTCAACTCGAGCTGGAGACGGACTTCGTCAACGAATCGTTCATCGGCAGCCAGTTCACCGGCCGGCTGGTTGGCCGCACCACGGTCGGCGCCTTCGATGCCGTGGTGCCGACCGTGACCGGGCGGGCCTGGATCACCGGGACGGCGCAGTACATGCTCGATCCCGAGGATCCGTTTCCGGCCGGCTTCCTGCTGTGA
- a CDS encoding NAD(P)/FAD-dependent oxidoreductase, translated as MTKIVIVGAGIIGAACAYYLSKERFDVTVIDRGQPGSGTTSRCEGNLLVSDKGAGAELELMKLSRSLWLEIGAELGRETIELEEKGGLVVATSAASLDPLNEFAQAQSRAGIAVEPRTSMLDLEPHLNPELPGGVFYPEDMQVQPVLAANQMLAAARNRGVRYLGATEMLGVKTDGSGAVAAVRTNRGDIAADIVVNAAGTWGGTVSEALGAPVPVLPRRGFVLITEPLPKVVNHKVYSADYVANVAASTAGLQTSCVVEGTQGGTVLIGASRERVGFDSSLRADIVATLSRQAIALFPMLAQINLLRVYHGFRPYCPDHLPVIGADLRTPGVYHACGHEGAGIGLAPATGYAITQQILGGAHQQSARESGVDYVAFRPDRFDPETAVATAQAEAPLLPDAPTAAAIAQTITAGQAKEANQ; from the coding sequence GTGACAAAGATCGTCATCGTCGGCGCCGGCATTATTGGTGCCGCCTGTGCCTATTACTTGTCGAAAGAACGGTTCGATGTCACGGTGATCGACCGTGGGCAGCCTGGCTCCGGCACGACCAGTCGCTGCGAGGGCAACTTGCTGGTCTCCGACAAGGGTGCGGGCGCCGAACTCGAGCTGATGAAGCTCAGTCGCTCGCTATGGCTCGAAATCGGCGCCGAACTCGGCCGCGAAACGATCGAGCTGGAAGAGAAGGGCGGCCTGGTCGTGGCGACTTCTGCCGCCTCGCTCGATCCGCTGAACGAATTCGCCCAGGCGCAGTCCCGAGCCGGGATCGCCGTCGAGCCGCGAACCAGCATGCTCGACCTCGAGCCGCATCTGAATCCCGAGCTGCCGGGCGGCGTGTTCTATCCCGAAGACATGCAGGTTCAGCCGGTGCTGGCGGCGAACCAGATGCTTGCTGCCGCCCGCAATCGCGGCGTCCGCTACCTCGGTGCGACTGAAATGCTCGGAGTGAAGACCGATGGCTCCGGCGCGGTTGCCGCGGTTCGCACGAATCGTGGCGACATAGCTGCCGACATTGTCGTCAATGCCGCCGGGACCTGGGGCGGTACCGTGTCCGAGGCGCTGGGCGCTCCCGTTCCGGTGTTGCCGAGGCGCGGGTTCGTGCTCATCACCGAGCCCTTGCCGAAGGTGGTCAACCACAAGGTCTATTCGGCGGACTACGTCGCCAATGTCGCCGCGTCGACAGCAGGGTTGCAGACATCATGCGTGGTCGAAGGAACCCAGGGCGGCACCGTGCTGATCGGCGCCAGCCGGGAGCGGGTGGGATTCGACTCATCTCTTCGGGCCGACATCGTGGCTACCCTCTCCCGGCAGGCAATAGCACTGTTCCCGATGCTCGCGCAGATCAACCTGTTGCGGGTCTACCACGGATTCCGGCCCTATTGCCCGGACCACCTTCCCGTTATCGGCGCCGACCTCCGCACGCCGGGCGTTTATCACGCCTGTGGGCACGAGGGTGCCGGAATTGGCCTGGCTCCGGCAACCGGGTATGCGATTACCCAGCAGATTCTCGGTGGTGCACATCAGCAGAGCGCTCGGGAGTCGGGAGTTGATTATGTGGCGTTCCGACCGGATCGGTTCGATCCGGAGACTGCTGTCGCGACGGCGCAGGCGGAGGCTCCGCTGCTTCCGGACGCTCCAACTGCTGCCGCAATCGCGCAGACGATCACAGCCGGCCAAGCCAAGGAGGCTAATCAGTGA
- a CDS encoding branched-chain amino acid ABC transporter permease gives MGTDNQNASGFVQAVEERGGSVKAGVGTGLTPGGPGSSSGPGGDFGGTRVHRQTAASRFIASPWFAWGVMILAIAVPFISSSSYTIRISTDALIFVMLAVGLNIVVGYCGLLDLGYAAFFAIGAYTSGILSTVLGWPIIATIPAVIVAAVVAGLIIGGPTLRLRSDYLAIVTLGFGEIIRITANNLDFTGGPNGIFGIPGFGEFGLRPDVALYFVTVIIVGLAVLASARLGRSRIGRAWRFVREDEDAAEAMGIHTYRIKFAAYIGGAIFGGIAGVIFAAHQTAISPMSFTFLWSALILMAVVLGGMGSTPGVVIGALIISLLPELLRGAENWRYFIFGIVLIVMMVFRPQGIWPSKVSERVSKIEKKRTKQREKELER, from the coding sequence ATGGGTACCGATAACCAGAACGCCTCGGGGTTCGTACAAGCGGTGGAAGAGCGCGGCGGCTCGGTCAAAGCCGGGGTCGGTACCGGCCTGACGCCGGGCGGACCGGGCAGCTCTTCCGGGCCGGGAGGCGATTTCGGTGGCACCCGGGTGCACCGGCAGACCGCTGCGTCCCGCTTCATCGCCAGCCCCTGGTTTGCCTGGGGAGTTATGATCCTGGCCATTGCCGTGCCATTCATCAGTTCCTCGTCCTACACGATCCGGATCTCGACCGACGCGCTGATCTTCGTGATGCTCGCGGTCGGGCTCAATATCGTGGTTGGGTATTGTGGCCTGCTCGACCTCGGCTACGCTGCCTTCTTCGCCATCGGGGCGTACACCTCGGGCATCCTCTCCACGGTGCTGGGCTGGCCGATCATCGCGACGATTCCAGCCGTGATCGTGGCGGCCGTCGTCGCAGGCCTGATCATCGGCGGACCGACCCTGCGGCTGCGCAGCGACTATCTGGCAATCGTGACTCTTGGCTTCGGCGAGATCATCCGGATCACGGCGAACAACCTGGATTTCACCGGCGGGCCCAACGGCATCTTCGGCATCCCGGGCTTCGGCGAGTTCGGCCTGCGCCCGGATGTCGCGCTCTACTTCGTCACCGTGATCATTGTCGGATTGGCGGTGCTTGCCTCTGCAAGGCTGGGCAGAAGCCGGATCGGCCGCGCCTGGCGCTTCGTTCGTGAGGATGAGGACGCCGCCGAGGCGATGGGGATCCACACCTACCGGATCAAGTTCGCCGCGTACATCGGCGGAGCCATCTTCGGCGGCATCGCCGGCGTGATCTTCGCGGCGCACCAGACCGCGATTTCGCCGATGAGCTTCACCTTCCTGTGGTCGGCGCTGATCCTGATGGCCGTCGTTCTCGGCGGCATGGGCTCGACCCCGGGCGTCGTGATCGGTGCGCTGATCATTTCGCTGCTGCCCGAGCTGTTGCGTGGCGCGGAGAACTGGCGGTACTTCATCTTCGGCATCGTGCTGATCGTGATGATGGTGTTCCGTCCGCAGGGAATCTGGCCCTCGAAGGTGAGCGAGCGCGTATCGAAGATCGAGAAGAAACGCACCAAACAGCGGGAGAAGGAGCTGGAGCGATGA
- a CDS encoding NAD(P)/FAD-dependent oxidoreductase: MTKPFDLAVIGAGPAGLAAAATAVRGGLRIALIDAGSALGGQFWRQPAPVDAGGPRRDDEAERPADGASNGPADGADHEKATRAMPLTERETASLHHDLDTFHQLRATLRAAEATGQLALFQNHHVWTISRDGILSIRMVDRSAGPGNDVERIVLSRRLILATGAFDRQLPFPGWDLPGVMTAGGLQALLKANAVSAGARIAIGGTGPFLLPVAAGLAERGADVVGVFESAPVTNWSRHLRELASNPAKLIEGAHYAASFVRHRVPYRSQTMIVEAHGTDRVEAVTVARLSRGGAIRPGGRRRVAVDAVGVGWGFTPQLDLAVALGCELRADIDRSMVVSVDAEQMTSVSVVFAAGELCGVGGSQLAVREGQLAGEAVCRSLGLPPVVATRRERQIRAEIARLRRFAVAMHTAHPVPAGWSQALRADTTICRCEEVPYSAVVAACEAHGARDSRQIKQLTRAGMGWCQGRICGFAADCLAAELNGEPMTPSAAGRSVAVPVRLGALAATE; the protein is encoded by the coding sequence ATGACCAAGCCGTTTGATCTTGCCGTGATCGGTGCCGGTCCCGCCGGATTGGCCGCGGCGGCCACCGCGGTTCGGGGTGGCTTGCGGATCGCCCTCATCGACGCCGGCTCGGCGCTCGGCGGCCAGTTCTGGCGGCAACCCGCGCCGGTGGACGCGGGCGGGCCGCGACGGGACGACGAAGCGGAACGACCGGCGGATGGCGCCAGCAACGGACCGGCGGATGGCGCCGATCACGAAAAGGCGACTCGCGCCATGCCATTGACGGAACGGGAAACCGCCTCGCTGCACCATGACCTGGACACCTTCCACCAGTTGCGCGCGACGCTGCGCGCCGCCGAAGCCACCGGGCAGCTCGCGCTCTTCCAGAACCATCACGTCTGGACGATTAGCCGGGACGGCATCCTCAGTATCCGGATGGTGGATCGTTCGGCCGGTCCGGGCAACGATGTCGAACGGATCGTTCTGAGTCGCCGACTCATCCTTGCCACCGGCGCCTTCGATCGCCAGCTGCCGTTTCCAGGCTGGGATCTGCCGGGCGTGATGACTGCCGGCGGCCTGCAGGCTCTGCTGAAGGCCAACGCCGTCAGCGCCGGAGCGCGGATCGCCATAGGTGGAACCGGGCCGTTTCTGCTCCCGGTCGCAGCGGGGTTGGCCGAACGCGGTGCGGACGTCGTCGGCGTCTTCGAATCCGCGCCGGTCACTAACTGGAGTCGTCACCTGCGCGAGCTGGCCTCGAATCCGGCCAAGCTCATCGAAGGCGCGCACTATGCCGCGAGTTTCGTCCGGCACCGGGTGCCCTACCGGTCGCAAACAATGATCGTCGAAGCGCATGGCACCGATCGAGTTGAGGCGGTCACGGTGGCCCGGCTCAGCCGCGGCGGCGCTATCCGGCCGGGAGGCAGACGGAGGGTTGCGGTCGATGCGGTCGGCGTCGGCTGGGGATTCACCCCGCAGCTCGACCTTGCCGTGGCGTTGGGCTGTGAGCTGCGCGCCGACATTGACCGCTCGATGGTTGTCAGTGTGGATGCCGAGCAAATGACCAGTGTTTCCGTCGTTTTCGCCGCCGGTGAGCTGTGCGGCGTCGGCGGATCGCAGCTCGCGGTGCGCGAGGGTCAGCTGGCAGGCGAGGCCGTGTGCCGCAGCCTTGGTCTGCCGCCGGTGGTGGCGACGCGACGTGAGCGCCAGATCCGCGCAGAGATCGCGCGGCTGCGCCGGTTCGCCGTCGCCATGCATACGGCACATCCGGTGCCGGCCGGCTGGAGTCAGGCGTTGCGGGCAGATACCACGATCTGTCGCTGCGAAGAGGTTCCCTATTCGGCCGTGGTGGCAGCCTGCGAAGCGCACGGCGCCCGCGATTCCCGGCAGATCAAGCAGCTGACCCGGGCCGGAATGGGGTGGTGCCAGGGCCGGATCTGCGGTTTCGCTGCGGACTGCCTGGCTGCCGAACTCAACGGTGAGCCGATGACGCCGTCCGCTGCCGGGCGTTCGGTCGCGGTGCCGGTCCGGCTGGGAGCGCTGGCGGCAACCGAGTAA
- a CDS encoding dihydrodipicolinate synthase family protein — protein sequence MADKKPWHGVLVATSLPFNEDFSVNFDAYSNNIAWLAEQGCDGVTPNGSLGEYQSLTVEERDRVVRTAVEAAPAGFSVMPGVGAYSGLESKRHAQFAKDAGCEAVMALPPNSYRADERSILQHFELIASVGLAVTAYNNPIDTKVDLTPQLLAKLAHEGFIVGVKEFSGDVRRCYEVSELAPELDLMIGTDDTVLEVAIAGAKGWVSGYPQVFPKASIELYNAAIAGDLEKALPLYRQMHPVLRWDSKTEFIQAIKLGQEMIGHFAGVCRPPRQPLTAETEKIVREATQACIDAGLN from the coding sequence GTGGCGGACAAGAAGCCCTGGCACGGAGTACTGGTAGCGACGAGCCTGCCGTTCAACGAAGATTTCAGCGTCAACTTCGACGCATATTCCAACAACATCGCCTGGCTAGCTGAACAGGGTTGCGACGGCGTGACGCCCAACGGCTCGCTCGGCGAGTACCAGTCCTTGACCGTCGAAGAGCGTGACCGGGTCGTGCGGACCGCCGTCGAAGCAGCGCCGGCTGGGTTCTCGGTGATGCCGGGAGTCGGCGCCTACAGTGGACTCGAGTCGAAGCGGCACGCCCAGTTCGCCAAGGACGCCGGCTGCGAGGCCGTGATGGCGTTGCCGCCGAACTCCTACCGTGCAGACGAGCGGTCGATCCTGCAGCACTTCGAGCTGATCGCAAGCGTCGGCCTTGCGGTGACCGCCTACAACAACCCGATCGACACCAAGGTCGACCTGACTCCGCAGTTGCTCGCCAAGCTGGCGCACGAGGGATTCATCGTCGGGGTCAAGGAGTTCTCCGGAGATGTACGCCGCTGCTACGAAGTCAGCGAGCTCGCTCCCGAACTCGACCTGATGATCGGCACCGACGACACCGTGCTCGAGGTCGCCATAGCCGGCGCCAAGGGCTGGGTCTCCGGCTACCCGCAGGTGTTCCCGAAGGCAAGCATCGAACTCTACAATGCCGCGATAGCTGGTGATCTGGAGAAGGCCTTGCCGCTGTACCGCCAGATGCATCCGGTGCTGCGCTGGGATTCGAAGACCGAATTCATCCAGGCGATCAAGCTTGGACAGGAAATGATCGGTCACTTCGCCGGTGTCTGCCGCCCGCCTCGCCAGCCGCTGACTGCCGAAACCGAGAAGATCGTCCGCGAGGCCACTCAGGCCTGCATCGACGCAGGGCTAAACTAA
- a CDS encoding (2Fe-2S)-binding protein — MTTFSFDDRDVPFRPGQTIGGALMADGTVSWRSTRNAGKPRGLFCGIGVCFDCLLIVDGQPNERACLVPARNGMSVQSQEGTGRDDQAV; from the coding sequence GTGACTACATTCAGCTTCGACGACAGGGACGTGCCGTTCCGACCCGGTCAGACAATTGGCGGTGCGTTGATGGCCGATGGCACGGTCAGCTGGCGTTCAACCCGGAATGCCGGGAAACCCAGGGGACTCTTCTGCGGCATCGGGGTGTGCTTCGACTGCCTGCTGATCGTTGACGGCCAACCGAATGAGCGCGCCTGCCTTGTGCCGGCCCGCAACGGGATGTCTGTGCAGAGTCAGGAAGGAACCGGCCGCGATGACCAAGCCGTTTGA
- a CDS encoding ABC transporter ATP-binding protein translates to MSAATETRTPLLEVSGMHVAFGGVRAVSDLSFNVYVGDVLSVIGPNGAGKTSAFNCITGFYKPNHGTVTFDGRRITGKRPAVIASYGVARTFQNLRLFGELTVLDNVRAGMHVRIKQSALDAILHTPRFHRSEQQATDEAHKWLDFVGVISDRASEVRNLPYGEQRLVEIARALAREPKMLLLDEPAAGLNHGEKEKLLELLNRIAQLGTAVVLIEHDMGLVMDVSRRIVVLNFGKEIAEGTPAEIRSNPKVIEAYLGAEDSETQQEAAAIAAEGAAEMKEDS, encoded by the coding sequence ATGAGCGCTGCGACAGAAACCAGGACCCCGCTGCTCGAGGTATCCGGAATGCATGTCGCCTTCGGCGGTGTGCGCGCGGTCAGTGACCTGTCCTTCAATGTCTACGTTGGCGATGTGCTCTCCGTAATCGGGCCGAACGGCGCAGGCAAGACCAGTGCCTTCAATTGCATCACCGGGTTCTACAAGCCCAATCACGGAACAGTGACGTTCGACGGCCGCCGGATCACCGGTAAGCGGCCGGCCGTCATCGCCTCGTACGGGGTGGCCAGGACCTTCCAGAACCTGCGCCTGTTCGGCGAGCTGACTGTGCTGGACAACGTTCGGGCCGGCATGCACGTCCGAATCAAGCAAAGCGCGCTGGACGCCATCCTGCACACCCCGCGCTTTCACAGGTCGGAACAGCAGGCGACAGACGAGGCGCACAAGTGGCTCGACTTCGTCGGCGTGATCTCCGACCGCGCCTCGGAGGTGCGGAACCTGCCGTACGGCGAACAGCGACTGGTGGAGATCGCCCGCGCGCTGGCCAGGGAGCCCAAGATGCTGCTGCTGGACGAACCTGCGGCAGGACTCAACCACGGCGAGAAGGAGAAGCTGCTCGAACTGCTGAACCGGATTGCGCAGCTCGGCACCGCCGTCGTGCTGATCGAACATGACATGGGACTCGTGATGGACGTATCGCGGCGGATCGTGGTGCTGAACTTCGGCAAGGAAATAGCCGAGGGCACGCCGGCCGAGATCAGGTCGAACCCGAAGGTGATCGAGGCCTACCTCGGCGCCGAGGATAGCGAAACGCAGCAGGAGGCCGCCGCGATCGCCGCGGAAGGCGCGGCGGAAAT
- a CDS encoding aldehyde dehydrogenase (NADP(+)): MTINGHSLIAGQSVPGTEGSTQAVDPATGKSLDPGFSFISADQLDAAAAAAAEAFDSYRATTPKERAEFLERIADNIEARAEQITERGVAETGLPAARLEGERGRTTGQLRLFAQTVRAGDHQEVRVDPAQPDRQPAPRPDIRQRQIPVGPVAVFGASNFPLAFSTAGGDTASALAAGCPVIVKAHNAHPGTAELVGQAITEAVQASGLPAGTFSLIYGSGKTVGQALVSDPRIKAVGFTGSQAGGTALMKTAAARPEPIPVYAEMSSINPVFLLSGALASDAEKLGADFVGSLTMGSGQFCTNPGLVFVPNGADGDRFVSAAVSTVGVTAGQTMLTPGIAAACAAGIDRLGGINGVSLIAEGTPGDTENAPSPTLFETELDVFANEIELQEEVFGSASLIVRYDSVDELVTAVSAIQGQLTATLHVTDQDAAIAERLLPVLERRVGRILFNGWPTGVEVNHAMVHGGPFPATSDPRTTSVGTLAIYRFQRPVAYQNMPASLMPPAVSDQNPWGLRRRVDGEPRQD; encoded by the coding sequence ATGACAATCAACGGTCATTCACTCATCGCCGGTCAGTCAGTTCCCGGCACTGAGGGCTCGACGCAGGCGGTCGACCCCGCCACCGGCAAGTCGCTCGACCCCGGTTTTTCTTTCATCTCCGCCGACCAGCTTGATGCCGCGGCCGCCGCGGCCGCAGAAGCTTTCGACAGCTACCGAGCCACCACGCCCAAAGAACGCGCGGAGTTCCTGGAACGAATTGCCGACAACATCGAGGCCCGCGCGGAGCAGATCACCGAACGCGGCGTCGCCGAGACCGGCCTGCCAGCCGCCCGGCTCGAGGGCGAGCGCGGGCGCACCACCGGCCAACTGCGCCTCTTCGCCCAGACCGTCCGAGCCGGTGACCATCAGGAGGTTCGGGTGGACCCCGCTCAGCCGGATCGTCAGCCGGCCCCCCGCCCCGACATCCGTCAGCGCCAGATTCCGGTCGGGCCGGTTGCCGTTTTCGGTGCCTCGAACTTTCCGTTGGCGTTTTCAACCGCCGGTGGCGATACCGCATCCGCACTTGCCGCCGGGTGCCCCGTGATCGTCAAGGCTCATAACGCACATCCCGGCACGGCCGAACTCGTGGGCCAGGCGATAACGGAGGCAGTTCAGGCGAGCGGTCTGCCGGCCGGCACCTTCTCGCTGATCTATGGTTCCGGCAAGACCGTCGGCCAGGCACTGGTATCCGATCCGCGGATCAAGGCGGTCGGCTTCACCGGCTCACAGGCCGGCGGCACCGCGCTGATGAAAACCGCCGCCGCCAGACCGGAGCCGATTCCGGTGTATGCCGAGATGTCGTCGATCAATCCGGTCTTCCTGCTGTCCGGCGCGCTAGCCTCCGATGCCGAAAAACTTGGCGCGGATTTCGTCGGATCACTCACCATGGGGTCGGGCCAGTTCTGCACCAATCCCGGCCTGGTATTCGTGCCGAATGGCGCGGATGGCGACCGCTTCGTTTCCGCGGCAGTCTCAACCGTTGGAGTGACTGCGGGCCAGACCATGTTGACGCCCGGAATCGCCGCCGCTTGCGCAGCGGGGATCGATCGACTTGGCGGAATCAATGGTGTCTCACTGATTGCCGAAGGCACGCCGGGCGATACCGAGAACGCGCCAAGTCCAACCTTGTTCGAGACTGAGCTCGATGTGTTCGCCAACGAAATCGAACTACAGGAGGAGGTATTCGGCTCGGCGTCGCTCATCGTGCGCTACGACTCCGTGGACGAACTGGTGACCGCAGTTTCGGCGATCCAGGGCCAGCTCACCGCCACCCTGCACGTCACGGACCAGGATGCAGCCATCGCCGAGCGGCTACTGCCCGTGCTCGAACGTCGAGTCGGCCGCATCCTGTTCAATGGCTGGCCGACCGGAGTCGAGGTGAATCATGCCATGGTGCACGGCGGGCCTTTCCCCGCCACCTCTGATCCACGGACCACCTCCGTCGGCACGCTGGCAATCTATCGGTTCCAGCGTCCGGTCGCCTACCA
- a CDS encoding branched-chain amino acid ABC transporter substrate-binding protein, with translation MTQLAAAAALVLGLSACGGGGLTADSGGEADDSGPIKLGMLTPTSGSSAAIGPYMKNGAQLAIDEINEKGGVDGRQLELIVEDEACDPKTAAAGASKLVTEGITASVGGYCSSATLPTLSIFDKAGIPMLIPAANSNDLVDQKLPNVFLVNGTGSQQAERAVEEIKAEGSKSVALIDDNTSYSKDITTKTAESIEADGSTKVVNKQSITAGESDYSAAVTSAVKAKPDFVYWTGYYQEGGLLIKQFREAGYDGKIMVADGSVDKQLIEIAGQDNAQGVLATMTQTPETIGDQAWVDNYKKKFNADPGPYSTQSYDAVRIAAEAIKNAKSTKGEDITKALEAIDGFEVFSGPLKFTPEHTLSAGGFEILVVKDDKLVLKK, from the coding sequence ATGACGCAGCTGGCTGCTGCGGCTGCCCTGGTCCTGGGGCTGAGTGCCTGTGGCGGCGGAGGCCTCACCGCCGACTCGGGCGGCGAAGCCGACGACTCGGGCCCGATCAAGCTCGGCATGCTCACCCCGACCTCGGGCTCATCGGCCGCGATCGGCCCCTATATGAAGAATGGCGCGCAACTCGCGATCGATGAGATCAACGAGAAGGGCGGCGTCGACGGCCGGCAGCTCGAACTCATCGTCGAGGACGAAGCCTGCGACCCGAAGACCGCCGCGGCCGGCGCCTCGAAACTGGTCACGGAGGGTATTACCGCCTCGGTCGGCGGCTACTGCTCCAGTGCGACCCTGCCGACGCTATCGATCTTCGACAAGGCCGGCATCCCGATGCTGATTCCAGCAGCTAATTCGAACGACCTGGTCGACCAGAAGCTGCCCAACGTCTTCCTGGTCAACGGCACCGGTTCTCAGCAGGCGGAAAGGGCTGTCGAGGAAATCAAGGCCGAAGGCTCGAAGTCGGTTGCGCTGATCGACGACAACACCTCGTACTCGAAGGACATCACCACCAAGACCGCCGAGAGCATCGAAGCTGACGGCAGCACGAAGGTCGTGAACAAGCAGTCGATCACCGCAGGCGAATCCGACTACTCCGCAGCCGTCACTTCAGCGGTGAAGGCAAAGCCGGACTTCGTCTACTGGACCGGCTACTACCAGGAAGGCGGACTACTGATCAAGCAGTTCCGCGAGGCCGGTTACGACGGCAAGATCATGGTCGCCGATGGGTCCGTGGACAAGCAACTGATCGAGATCGCCGGTCAGGACAACGCTCAGGGTGTGCTTGCCACCATGACGCAGACCCCCGAGACCATCGGCGACCAGGCCTGGGTCGACAACTACAAGAAGAAGTTCAACGCCGATCCAGGGCCGTACTCCACCCAGTCGTACGACGCGGTTCGGATTGCCGCGGAAGCGATCAAGAACGCGAAGTCGACCAAGGGTGAGGACATCACCAAGGCACTCGAGGCCATCGACGGCTTCGAAGTCTTCTCCGGGCCGCTGAAGTTCACGCCGGAACACACGCTGTCAGCCGGCGGCTTCGAGATTCTCGTTGTCAAGGACGACAAGCTCGTACTGAAGAAGTAA
- a CDS encoding branched-chain amino acid ABC transporter permease gives MDHLVQLILNGLFVGSFYALVALGYSMVYGIIKLLNFAHGDIYMLGAFAGFAILTFGGGAFAGGGSLLTLVIVMIMAMALTGSAGLVLERVAYRPLRGAPRLSVLITAVGASFALEYGIALWAGPNPKVYAVQLESSTLNFLGARITINQIVMMLIAVALMVGLDLLINKSRSGRAMRAISQDPKACLFMGINVDSVIARTFFIGSALAGAAGVMAGAYYGKIDFLMGFLIGLKAFTAAVIGGIGNVRGAVLGGVVLGLLESFGTAFLGSEWRDVFAFGFLILFLTVKPTGLLGEKVTERV, from the coding sequence ATGGATCATCTGGTTCAACTAATCCTGAACGGACTCTTCGTCGGTTCGTTCTACGCGCTCGTCGCCCTCGGCTACTCGATGGTGTACGGCATTATCAAATTGCTCAACTTCGCTCACGGCGACATCTACATGCTTGGCGCCTTCGCCGGGTTCGCCATCCTCACTTTCGGTGGCGGTGCCTTCGCCGGTGGTGGTTCGCTGCTGACCCTGGTCATCGTGATGATCATGGCTATGGCGCTGACCGGCTCGGCCGGGCTGGTGCTGGAACGGGTCGCATATCGGCCACTTCGGGGCGCGCCACGGCTCTCGGTGCTGATAACCGCGGTCGGTGCAAGCTTCGCGCTCGAATATGGCATCGCGCTCTGGGCCGGCCCGAATCCCAAGGTGTACGCGGTGCAGCTGGAAAGCAGCACGCTGAACTTCCTCGGCGCGCGGATCACGATCAACCAGATCGTGATGATGCTGATCGCCGTTGCGCTGATGGTCGGCCTCGACCTGCTGATCAACAAGTCCAGGTCCGGGCGGGCGATGCGTGCAATCTCGCAGGACCCGAAGGCATGCCTGTTCATGGGCATCAACGTCGACTCGGTGATCGCGCGCACCTTCTTCATCGGTTCCGCCCTGGCTGGCGCCGCCGGTGTGATGGCTGGCGCGTACTACGGCAAGATCGACTTCCTGATGGGCTTCCTGATCGGCCTGAAGGCATTCACCGCGGCAGTGATCGGCGGCATCGGCAACGTGCGCGGCGCGGTGCTCGGCGGCGTCGTGCTCGGCCTGCTCGAATCGTTCGGCACCGCCTTCCTCGGCAGCGAATGGCGCGATGTTTTCGCCTTCGGCTTCCTGATCCTCTTCCTGACGGTGAAACCCACCGGCCTACTTGGTGAGAAAGTAACGGAGCGTGTCTGA